The Methanohalophilus portucalensis DNA window AGATGATATATAGCAGCATCTGCATTATTTCGAGCAAAAAACCACTTCCAATCGATTTCACAAAACCTTTTCAGATGCAAAAAGAACGCTTATTTTGGAAAATTTGTCAAGAATACATGTAAACAATCGTTTGATGCAAAATCAGCTCTAATTTGCAATTTATGAAAGAAATTATTCGCAATAATTCTACATGATACAACATTCAGCAAATATTTTCGACTCTGCGTTTTCCCCTTTACAGGCATATACATGCCTTCCATACTCTACTATCATCTACGATGCGTAGCATCGTATGTACGTATACATCTAGCAACTCTAAAAAGATGGGGTAATAATTGCAGGACAACAAGGTATTCTGGATGATACAACTTTTAATGGAAATTGGAATTTGCATGATAGCAGAACGGAAAAGGAGAAGGCTCTTTATAGAGTAAAAGGATAAGTGTTCAGTATGCTGGGTATATTTGGATTGATTGCTGTTGCTGTTTTTATTGTTTTTCTGGTAGGGCTGACTGTGAAGGTATGGATGAACAAGACATATTCGGGCACGAAAAAGGTTTTTTTGAGCCTGGCTGTGCTGCTTTTCATGATTGTTCTTGTTTATGGATTGTTCTTTTTTGTACTGGTAGACAGTGACCAGGCGTCCTATTATACAACCGGTGGAAAACACTTTGAAGATATAGATAATGAAATGATACTGGAGAATGCAAAAGAGGCAGATTATCAGGTCCAGGGTCCGTTCTATGTCAATGTAAGGCCCCAGGATTCAGCAGGCATATATCCGGATGACCTTCCAGAACTTGAGCAACATCTCGGTACTGACTATATTTTAAAATTCAGCACCTATTACTATAATGCAGATAAGATAATGGAGATCTTTTTTATAGCTGAGGATGAGACAATCATTACTTTCTTCAACTACAGCCGACCGGATCCTTACTTTTCTCCCTTTAAAGTAGAGCACCTGCCAGATGACAGGTGGATGATCGACAGGATGATTGCAGTCTTTGGGTTTGATGAGCAAACAGCCAGGAGTCATCTGCAGGAAATGAAAACAGAAATCGAAAATGAGAATCGGCCAAAAATGGAAGTAGCCAGACCCATTGTACCGTCTGCCCTGTATGCTGACCTGCAAAAGATGAGCACCAGTTCAAATTTTTCATTGACCTACGGAGAAGGCAATACTGCCCTTATGTTTTATGAGGATGAGCGGCTTGCGGGCAAGATAAATTGCGTGGTCCCAAACCACAGAATAGTTCATGAGACAGATGAGGCAACCTATACTGTTAAGGTTGACAAATTGGGTGGCGTGGATCTGTATGTGGAACTTGCTGCCGGAGAAAGAATCCCTGAAGAAACATACACTGCAGGGTTCAAGAAGATGTTCAGAGATATTGGATTGCCTGAGGCAGCCGTGGAGGAGTATGAATTCAATTATTCATCTTCTGCGTGGTGAAAACGGGTGGATACATTCCATCCGGGTATGTGAGATGGTTAGGGGCTTTGTTTTGTCAGGCAACAATGTTGCCCCTTCAACATCTACAGTTCCCACAATGGCCCTTAAATCCCGTTGGCTGTGTTATCACCAGATTCATGGAAAATGTTAAAGTTGAAATCTACAAATCGTCTTTGGCAGTGATCTGCCTTAGAATGCAGGGTCCGGACCAGGAAACCCCAACTGTGTGGCTACATTTCATTGCTTCAAGGCACGGGCTTTTCCCTAAAATCTCTCAGGAGCTAGCAAAAATTATGGGGATGTGAAGAGTTTATTGAGTGTAAGCAAGAAAACCATATCTGCAATCTGATGAAATTGGATCCTAAAAAACCATTATATATTTATTAGTCAATTCACATAAAGAACAATTTATAAAAGGAAAATCCGGAGAAATAAAACATGAAAAAGACTGTAGAAAACCTGTCAAAAGCGTTTGTCGGCGAAAGCCAGGCCAGAAACCGATATACAATTTATTCCAAGGTTGCTAAAAAGGAAGGTTTCGAGCAAATTGCCGATCTTTTCCTCCTCACAGCCGAAAACGAAAGAGAGCATGCAAAATGGAGTTTCCGTCTGATCAATGAGTTGAAAGAAGAAAGCGGGGAATCCTTCGATGACATTGCAATTCAGGCTGACGTTCCGAACGACTACGGCACAACCGCCGAGAACCTAAAAGCCGCGATCAACGGTGAGGATTACGAGACCACCACCATGTATCCCGAATTCGCACAGGTGGCTGAAGACGAGAACCTGCCTGAGATCGCAGCAAGACTCAGAGCCATCGGCAAAGCTGAAATGCATCACAAAGAACGCTTTGAAAAACTTCTCCGGGAAGTGGAAAATGAGACCGTTTTCAAAAAGGAAAAAGAGGTTGAATGGGTCTGCCGCAAATGTGGCTATGTGCACAAAGGACCCGAACCTCCCGAAGAATGTCCTTCATGTGATCATCCGTACAACTATTTCGAGAGAAAGTGCGAAGAGTATTGATAGTTTTAATGAGGTTTCAAAAAATTGCAATCCTCTTTCCTTCAATTTTTTTGTGATAAAAACGCTGAACTAGTCTATTTTTTTGAAAAAGAGCAATCACACTGGAATGTATTTCATCTCTTAATCATATCTGCCAGACCAATCAGAATTACTTCTTACTCTGCAATCTCCTGCATTTGTGGAGAAAAACCGGCCTGATTTATCTAATCGGGAAAGTGAAACTATTACTGATAGGTTTATATAGGTATCATTATATAGTGATAGGTACAGATGATAAGTGCAGAAACTACTGATTGGAACAACGTACAAAATCATATCCGCAAAGACCTGGATATTTCGCCACAATCCCTCTATACCGACATCACTACGTTAAGCGAAAATATTGCGGTGGATCTTCCTATCTATCCTGATCTAATTGTAGAAGAAAATGATGCAATCTATTTTATTGGGATTAAATCGAAAGCCAGTGTAGACGTTATTGCAAAATTGAATCTTCTTCGGGATTTCTGTCTCAAAAACACATTCCCAAAAAAAATACAATTGGCTATTGCTGCCAAATCCTTTCCTGTACGAGAAAAACTGCTCATGGACCAACTGGATATCACCATGGTAAAACTTCCCTGGTCCATTAAACTCACCACTGAAAAACAGTCCAAACCCAGCAACCATCGAATAACTTCGGCCAAATCATGGAAAATAGTATCCCGCCTTTTGAAAGAAAAGAAAACCTCTATCCGGCAGCTGGCAATTCTTGAAGATATATCGTACGGCTGGGCACACAAAACAACCCAGGCACTTATTCAGCAGAATATTGTGAAAAAGGAAAACAACCGTGTAAGTATTTCTAATGCTGATAAACTGCTAAATGGTATTGCGTGGGAGCGTCCTCTAAATAAACTTAAACGTTGCGAGATCCAGATCCCTTTCAGTGAATCGATGGTTGCAGCAAGGGAAATTACCCGGGCTTTTTCGATGCAGCACAACATACCAGTCGGATTTACTTCATACACGGCAGCGGCTTTGTATACCGGCTATGGGGTACGTAATGATACAGTTTACTTATACCTGAATGATGAGCATATAGATTATTTTAAAGAATTATTCGAATCCTCTTCGAGAAATAGTATAAAGGCGATAATCTATAGGCCTGACAGAGAAGTTTTCCAGAACACTCTGGAAAAAGAGGGTGTCCGGATCGTATCCGCTTCCCAGACACTTCTGGATCTGGCAGGCATGGGATATTCTGCAATGGATATTACAAAAGCAATGGTTGCAAAATATGAGTTCTTATGAAAAAATGAGTGAAATAATTAATTTTTCACTGGATGAATTACGTGTAATTACCAGATATCTCCATGAAAGAGAGGATACCGATAACCCTACAACCGTGTTAATTGGCGGATGGGCAGTCGATTCATATAACCCCTGGTATGGCTCAGTAGATATCGATCTCATTACCAATAACAGTACACGAAATAGTCTAAATTACTATCTGCGAAAAGAGCGTGATTTTGTACCATACAGACTGCCCGGACAACCCCGGAGTGTAAAAAAAGTAACCAAAGCAGGGTCTGTAATTATTGATTTTG harbors:
- the rbr gene encoding rubrerythrin produces the protein MKKTVENLSKAFVGESQARNRYTIYSKVAKKEGFEQIADLFLLTAENEREHAKWSFRLINELKEESGESFDDIAIQADVPNDYGTTAENLKAAINGEDYETTTMYPEFAQVAEDENLPEIAARLRAIGKAEMHHKERFEKLLREVENETVFKKEKEVEWVCRKCGYVHKGPEPPEECPSCDHPYNYFERKCEEY